The Megalops cyprinoides isolate fMegCyp1 chromosome 15, fMegCyp1.pri, whole genome shotgun sequence region AGAGACTGACTGGTGCGCATTCCGCGGGCCCAAGACCACGGCAGGCATGTGAGACGCATTAACAGATTACAGCATTGGCTTGATGAGACACGAACAGGTACACAACGGGCTGCACCCAGGAACCCCGCCAGCTTCCCATGGGGCTCCCCAGCCGGATGGCCCGCCACAGGACTAGACAGAGAAGCCcaatatggggggggggggggggggggatcacagTGTGTCGGGCTAACAGGGGCAGAATTATATCAGACACGTTcagtaaaattcaaaattaatatgAGTTTTGCTCactaaaaaatataaaaaaaactcttggGATGACTTCTTCGATCTCCTTGCAGATCCTTCGATCCGTGCGCTTTAGGGTTTTATGATGTTTCTGGAACCTGTTTGATGGTCTTGTAAAAACACGGCGAGAGACTTGTTAAACACACCTCTCTGATCCACCTGAACCGTATCCTGTACATTCCTGATCTTTGACCTCACATTTACCATCAACAGCAGCCATATATGGTGATCCCACTTTGAGTTTAAAGCAGGAATGTATCCTGCAAAACAACTTTTAATGGCTTGCAAATCTTTATAgcatttgtcttttatttaatgttttttttttttctgccaggtTGGCAATGTTTATGAATCAATGTAATCACAGTACATTACAGGAGTATTGGCAAAGGGCAAATTTAAGATTCCCTCAAATGAAAAGCATGTAGTGATTGTGGAAAGCAGTGGCTGTCTATGAGTTCCTCGACATTCTTATGCATCTGACTGTGATGTTTGTCAGTAATGGACACAGGGGCTGGCTTTATGCCCCAGATTGCCACCAGAGACAGGATTTAAAGGCCATAATGGGATTACCAAAAGCCGATCAAGGGCAATCTTTAAAACATGCTGTGTGGTGCTCCACACAGCATGGTCCAAAGAAATGCAGTCTGGGAGATTATTTTGTGATGGGTGCAAACAACAGACTGGCACCATGCCCGTATTTTATCATGAATGTAGAGGTCTCATAGGTTTGTGTGGATGAATCTACAGGCAGGTCAGAGGCAACTCAGCAAATGTAATTTCGGTACAATGCTCTGTTCCCTTCCAGCAGTGGCTGGAAAAatgttccctctctgtcagctgGGCTCCACATGACTTGCCAGAGAGGAGAGCTACTCCTGAAAGCTACCCGATACACAGGTGAAAACAAACAACTAGATGAAGGTGCTCTGCAAGGACAAGCAGGAACTGCCTAAAGTGAAAGGCCCTTCCCTGTTACTTGTCCATTTTACAATGTGATCTCTGACAACGATGTCCTTTGTTCTCAGGTGGACGGCTTCTTCACCTTGCTGTTTGGCCTGGCCAGCATTAACACCTTGACCGTCATCAGTGTCACCAGATATATCAAGGGGTGCCATCCGAACAGAGGTAAAATCTTGTGCAATCTCTATGCAAAGCAATGAATTTACCTTAAATGAAGCACAATCCATAATAGTAATCTATAATCAAGTTTGTAACAACTGATAAAAACCAAGCCAGAAAGTtactaaataaacagataaCTCACAAACTGTTACCAAAGAAAACTCATGACAAATACAttagaaacattttaatctaaTGTTAAATTCAACAAACCACGCCAGAAAAAGCTAATCCATTTAACTTTGTCTTTGTAGAAAGATCCTTATAAGGAGAAAAAGTGGGAgttgcaaaacaaattttagcaaatggataaaatatcAGTCACTGCCAAGTAACATTCTTGGCATATGTAAAACCAAAAATACAAACCTTAATACTGTCTAGAAGGAGTAAATCTCACAAAGTCAAAAGGATTTGCCCTAAAGGAGGCATAGCATTTTTGATCTGGAACCCTTTCACATACATTTGAGCTCAATTACACATAATATAAATGACTAATAAATCATAATGTGCCGAGAATGAGCACATTACAACAATTGTCCACCGCTCTCCTAAATAGAACATTATAGACCTTCTGTCAACAAAAGGTTCTTTTCATTGCAAGAAGTTTGCAGGGTTTGCCTTGCTGAAAAAGAACTCTTTGTGTATAACAAGTCCTCAATCTAACATTCATTACTATACAACAATACTGCGCCTTTGTGTCCCCCCTAAATGATGGACTTTGCACAGAGTAATAACATTTACTGTACAAAGGCTGACCTCTTAAACAAGAGGAAATTCATCGCTCTCAGCTCAGAAATACCACCATGTTTATATTGCAGTCAatagaaaacaaattattttaatcagctTTCTCAACAGCACTGATTACATGCCCTACAATGCTCTGTTGTGAGAATGAGAATGTGCCATTCTCACCTTTTTGCACTGTCTGAGTATATTGACCACATTTCTCCATCAAACGTCTGGATTAATGAGGTAGACGGAGAAGACAGATGGGGGATGCTAGGAGATATTGATCATCTGCTACTTGTTCAGACTGGTTTAGACACGGGCTGAAGGTGTAAGTTTGAGTTTTTGGCAGTTGCCTCAAGCAATACAGACCCATAAAATGAAGTTCCCTACAacttgaatatatatatatatataaacagcaTAATAGATCCAGCACAATGCTATAACATTTATGGGGATTTTGTTTATCTTGTGGGTGCAATCACCATTTTGCAAGATGCTAATtgcgttttgtttttgtgtgtttttgttgcagcACACTGTATTGGCAAAAGCACCATCTCCATATCCCTGGTCTTCATCTGGATTGGAGCACTGTTCTGGTCAGTGGCTCCTCTGCTTGGCTGGGGGAGCTATACAGGTCAGATTACAAAATTAGAGCAAAACCCAGACATTATATTGAGTACATATACTCATTACATTTAGTGATGTCATTTAATGATGTCATTCACTTCTCACGAATCAGAAactttcaaatgatgaaaaggCTGCAAGTTAATGGGAGCAGGTCAATtaaatttcacttttcactCAATGTCTCTGACTCAGTGTTGCAGGTGTATTTTGTGCACACAGATGTGCATTACAAGACatggtaaatgttttaaaattcacattcacTTCTGCTAAGTTTCTTCTTAGTCTCATTGGTTTACTCTACATCCTAGAGGTCCTAGTGCACAAAtaaagagcaagagaaagagagagaaaaaaaacaaagaagaaagaagaagaagggatGCACATAACCcatcctctctcatctctcacttCCTACAGACCGTGGGTACGGGACCTGTGAGGTGGACTGGTCCAAGGCCAACTACTCCACCATCTACAAGTCATACATTATCTCCATCCTCATCTCCTGCTTCTTCATTCCTGTGCTTGTGATGCTCTTCTCCTATGTGTCCATCATCAAAACAGTCAAGACCAGCAATGCCATGTCAGCCGAGGGCTACTTAACTGACAGGCAGAGGAAAATTGAGAGGGACGTCACACGGGTGAGTGTAGCATCATATATCGTTCCTAAGGCAGGATAACCTACATGAgttatacaaatacatacaggcAGCTATGAATATCATACAATAAGGCACTGTATTTCTAGCTGACCTCTTAACAAATGTTGCCCATCACTATTAACACAGTATATCCACCAAAAAATCAGGGCTGTATTCTGAAGACCTGgctttagtattatttttttgtcatatatGATAGTATCCAGTATTGCTTTGAAAAATATTCACTTCTCTGACTAGTGGCCaatataaatgtcaaaaaatgttgAGCAATGCCATAGAAAATTAAGTGTTAGGAGCTCCTCTAAAGTGTCAGAAATTGCTTACCGGAGAAAAACTGGAGAGctggaaaagtgaaaaatgtatttttatgcatgtcTGACAGTTACCTTGTAATAAAATTCACAGCTCAGCAATTCTGGGCTTAGTAGGACAGCAATAAATAATGTTAAGGATGAGCTGGAGCTCATACCTGCAGTGTGTTATGATCTCCTGCACAAGCCTGTTTATTAGGGAGCATTCTGGAACATGTAACAGGATACAGGAGATAATTCAGCGGTGGTAGCGCCTCGCGGAAAACCTACCTGCTGTATATTTCAATGAGGAACAACAGTTTAATCTTCAGTTTCAACACTAATGATGACGGGGTTAAAAACACTTATGGTTTTactaaaaaacagcttatgacAGTTAATATATGTTATGTTATCTCATAAATAAAAGTGACTGACTTTTGAAGCTATTTTTGCAAGACTGGCTTAACTTAATAAACAGAAACCATCAGCAATCAGGCAACcaggttttaaaataaagttacTAAAGtaactgtttcatttttatggcTCCCTAAACTCAAAATGTTGATGTACCATCAGGTCAGGTAACCCCTTGCTCAGTGATCTGTGACCAtccagtgtggcatagtggttaaagagcaggactgaactgaaaaggttgccagtttgattccccactggagcactgctgctgtacccttcagcaaggtactcagtaaatatccagctgtataaattgataacaatgtaaaaaaaaaaactgtaaatgatgcaagttgctttggataagagcatctgctaaatgccaatgatttcatgtaatgtaatgtcatgtaattctTGACATCCTATTCTGCTCCAGGTGTCCATCGTTATTTGCACTGCCTTCATCATGGCCTGGTCACCCTACGCCGTGGTGTCCATGTGGTCAGCCTGGGGCTACCACGTGCCCACTATGACCAGCATCTTCACCCGCCTCTTTGCCAAGTCGGCCAGCTTCTACAACCCACTCATCTACTTCGGTATGAGCTCCAAGTTCCGCCGGGACGTTAGCGTGCTGCTGCCCTGCGCGCGCCCAGGCAAGGATGTCGTCAAGCTCAAGCGCTTCAAGCACCTCAAGCCCAAAGCCGAGGCCGCGCCCCCCCAGCAGCCGGGAGCGCCACCACCGCCCCCCCGCCACAAGGAGGCAAAGTACGCCCCAGGGGCCCTGCTCCATCCCTCCCCCAGCCCGGACTCAGGGGTGGGCAGTCCGCTGGCCACCCCGCCCCCTGTCAACAAGGAGGTGTACAGCATCCCCGCCCCTTCGACCACTGAGACACCCGAATACCAAAGCGTCAGACTGTaaagatgtgtttgttttaatgagtcattcatgttgtttttccttaatGACAAATGGAACCTTACTTGATGAAAAACCTACTTGAACTGTAAGGAAAAATGTATACACTTTAAACTGTGAATGTCTTTGTACGTTACAGCCTATTATTTACTGTGTTATTCTTCATGACTGGTGCTTACAGTGCTGTGgttaatgcatatttttttgtcaataaatCATCCGCATTTGCTGCATGCCTGCATGATAGCTATGTAATCCCTCATGCGTGTAGTTATGTTATTGTCAAGACCAATATCAGTTGAGTGTACGCTGGGCCTACTTGTGAGGACAGTACTTCAGAGTACATAATTGATGTACTGAATATGCTTTAGTGTTGTCTGCTGAGCACATTGGCAAAATAGAAGACTTCCTCTGCTATAGACGGCCTTGTGAGTGCCAGCATGTCTCAAGTGTTCCCTTTTCTATTTGCTCCTCTTCACTGCAGCCACTGACAGCGTGGCCCTCCGTGCCTGTGCACGAGGGCCACTCATACCCCCCGTGACGAGACGCGACAGGTTAGATTGCGGTTAGCTCCGCGGTAATGAGGGACGCGCTGCATCAAAGAGGCTGGCGCATGCCTGCACAATGGGGACCTTGTAGAGGGGCGATCTGTGCTCAGAGGGCTTCGGTGGGCCTGGGGAAGGTATCCCCTGGGGAGTCTGGCTGATGCTATCAGCTGGATGCCCCGCATTCCCCAGTGGATGCCAACTGCTCCGCGGCTCCACGATCCAGCAAGCTGCAGAAATGAGCTACCTCACCTCACTGTCCCGGTATGAGCCATGGAGTCAGGGTCACCCACGTGTCACACACCGTCCTCCGAACTGCCATGGCATTTCTGtttccaaactgaaaaatacaacatgGCTTGTATGGCATGGCTTGGCAACAAGGTCCAGACGGCCATACAACCAGGAACTACAGTAACGAAAAGAAACAGGTACTTTCTAAAGGGGCTAGATGAATGTAGATTATATGCAATTATATGGCTCCTATATCAGTTTTCAGTCATCTGTCTCTCAGAGCCTCGCTTGTTAACAGCAAGTGAAATTCCATGGAAAGGCACCTGCTTTGTACTTAAATGAGGAGGGTGGGGCTTCTGCTCCAGACATAAAACTGCAATTTAAAGTGCCTCAGGGGGGTGCTATGCTGGCTGCAGTCTCCATAATGACTGTACAATAATATCCTGACCTGGAACCCATGAGATCATTGAATTAAAATCAGATGGACCTAACACATTCCCCCACACACTTCCCACCCCTCACTGACTTTCCCTTGTGCCACCCTTATTGCATGTCACTGTGCAGTGATGGTCAGAAGAATTCTTTCAGCAGTTAATTTAGGAGAGAGGTGACTGAGGGGTCGTCAGGGGAAGTGTGTCTGTCTCCAGGCAAGGAGCATCCTTCCCAGCCTGCACGCTTGCACCTGGGTGCGGGAGAGATTACCGCTGATGCCTCACACAGGTGCCTGTGTTTATCTGGTGTTTTCACACTTGTGTGGGACTGCAGCGGGGTGTAGTCCAAACAGGGAATGCCCCTAGCATGCTTGTCCACACCTACGCGGCACCCTTTGAACCCATGGACAATAGTCAGGGCGCTTTGTTAGGCCCCCCGTGGGACTGGATGACTCAGAGCAAACAACCGACATTAGATGATCAGAGTGGAAAAATTgcacccccccaaacacataAAGACACCAGTGCTAGTGAGCCTGCCTCTGCGCACTCCCCCATAAAAATCTGCACTCTGGGGATAAAGACCTCTTTGCTGGGACTCGTTTCAACGTTACAGCCAAAATTCTGGCATTTCCCATGTGTCAATCAAACCATAATGTCACAGTTCACCCGCACAAAGGACAAAATGCCTGCTGGAAAATCTGGGGTCACCTACAATGTCTGTCTCACGATGGCccctttcattaaaatgtcaccaTCATCAGTTTAATAATTAGgtaatttgtattattattattactagcaTCATCATCAAatactattattactactactaataataataatatacattttatatagtTGCCTTCATACATGTTTTACAGCCCAAGGTAAGAACACAATGCTATAGGTGACCTGTGTACATGGCACCCTTATTTTACAAGCGCTTACGTACAAAGCACTATCCAGTGGAGAACCTCTTTACCTATTACGAagaagtatttaaaatatacacgCAAAACAAAACTGAGCGAGCTGGACGACCATGGGCATACTGTCTATTGTACATTGCTGAAAACCAAACTCAACAAattgtgtattgtatattgAATTTGTAGTTTAGTATGTTCATACAACCAAGAGCTTCATTACGTTTTACTCTGATAGTGGCACACTTAAAATCGTCTGTGTCAACTTTTGTCGCGAATAAAACGTTTATCAGACCAATGAGAGCACTACAACAgatcaaaaaaagaacaggcttCCGGATGGAAACAGGCTTTAGAGAGACTTTCAATGGCCTCTGAGAAACGGGCTGAATACCTAGGTCTCTGTGTCCGATTGCTAAAGTGTAGTCACAATGCACTAGCATCTATTCGCTTGGTGCACTTGAAGGCGAATGCACTTGAGGAAAGTTTTGGAGTTCCGAGTGGGACGGGCGAAGAGGAGTTACTTCTTGCTCCATCCTATATCCCCTTCATAGCGCGCTCAGCTGCAACCCAGCGCACGCAGAGGGAATGCTGAAGGTGTGTTAGCATTGTCGCTTTAGGGATCCCGCGGCACCTTTCACCTCCACTGCGACTTGGATTATTACACATAAATTTCCCGGGAGCATTTGAGCAACGGGGATTTTTGACACGCATTCAACTGCAAGGATCGAAAAACAGAGTGCAATACTTTCAGTCTCTCAAAGTAAGTTTACTTTATTTCTCTTCAGCTACTATGGTAACCGGCTGACTACTGTTTTGGCGAATCCGTTTGGATTCTCAAAGTGCGTGCCTTAGCTATTACGcatattttcaatttgtttattGACATTGGTGATGATTGCGGCAAAGTTGGGATTTGTTTGTCAAAATGCCTGGTTGCCACTGCAACATAGTTATTGTTATAAGACTGTGATTTGTTCGTTTACGTCATCCCTACCTTagttattaaatatttgaatgagAGCGGAAACTCCGTGGAGGATATTGTTATGTGATTGACGCAAGTATATATTTTCTAAACTTTGCTGTGCATTGCTGTATATTATGTGGTTAACACCTGGCCTGgggaaaagtaaaaacaaactttaaaaaaaaaaagcaaattgatttttttaccGCAACAGGTTAAATACAAGCAACAGGTATAACCCGTTTTCAAACTTTGTTTTTCGGCTTGGTTTATGAGCGTTTTGACCAGATTTATGATAGTGACTTAATTCTACATTATGGAAGACTAGTGCAGACTTGAACcaattgcccaagggtatacATTTTCTACCGTCAACCACAGCAGCTCCCT contains the following coding sequences:
- the LOC118790531 gene encoding opsin-5-like, with the protein product MSMKEPLQVVNIPWRNNNFSLMEKDAPLSEQGETIIGAYLLILGWLSWFGNSIVIFVLYKQRASLQPTDYLTFNLAISDASISVFGYSRGILEIFNIFRDNGFLITAIWTCQVDGFFTLLFGLASINTLTVISVTRYIKGCHPNRAHCIGKSTISISLVFIWIGALFWSVAPLLGWGSYTDRGYGTCEVDWSKANYSTIYKSYIISILISCFFIPVLVMLFSYVSIIKTVKTSNAMSAEGYLTDRQRKIERDVTRVSIVICTAFIMAWSPYAVVSMWSAWGYHVPTMTSIFTRLFAKSASFYNPLIYFGMSSKFRRDVSVLLPCARPGKDVVKLKRFKHLKPKAEAAPPQQPGAPPPPPRHKEAKYAPGALLHPSPSPDSGVGSPLATPPPVNKEVYSIPAPSTTETPEYQSVRL